The Rhizobium leguminosarum genome includes a region encoding these proteins:
- the parC gene encoding DNA topoisomerase IV subunit A has product MGQEILPPSGGDDDHIQPVDLKAALEQRYLAYALSTIMHRALPDVRDGLKPVHRRIVYAMNEMGLRPNSAFRKCAKIVGEVMGNYHPHGDQSIYDALARLAQDFSQRYTLVNGQGNFGNIDGDSPAAMRYTESKMTAVSELLLEGIDQDAVDFRDTYDESNSEPVVLPGAFPNLLANGSSGIAVGMATSIPSHNAHELCDAALHLIKHPDATVEKLVEFIPGPDFPTGGIIIDNRESIIESYRTGRGGFRVRAKWQTEDLGRGGYQIVITEIPFQVQKSRLIEKIAELLIARKLPLLEDIRDESAEDIRVVLVPKTRSVDPTILMESMFKLTELESRFPLNMNVLSMGRIPRVMALNEVLKEWLDHRREVLQRRSRFRLAAIDRRLEILSGLLVAYLNIDEVIRIIREEDEPKPVMMARWDLTDNQVEAILNMRLRALRKLEEFEIRKEFAELTKEKGEIEALLSSDDKQWQTVAWEIGEVKKKFAKATEVGRRRTQFAEAPETDEEAIQQAMIEKEPITVVISEKGWIRALKGHIADTATLTFKEGDGLKIAFPAQTTDKILIVTTGGKAFTLGGDKLPGGRGHGEPLRIIVDMDNDQAVLTAFVHDPSRKQLIVSTAGNGFVVPEAELVANTRKGKQIMNVGLPEETQLLVPVSGDHVAVVGENRKLLVFPLAQVPEMSRGKGVRLQRYKDGGISDVRCFAISDGLVWEDSAGRTFTKNKDELAEWLADRATAGRTVPKGFPRSGKFAG; this is encoded by the coding sequence ATGGGACAAGAGATTTTGCCGCCTTCAGGCGGAGACGACGATCACATCCAGCCGGTCGACCTCAAGGCGGCGCTCGAGCAGCGTTACCTTGCCTATGCGTTGTCGACCATCATGCACCGCGCCCTGCCCGACGTGCGCGACGGGCTGAAGCCTGTCCATCGCCGCATCGTCTACGCGATGAACGAGATGGGGCTGAGGCCGAACTCGGCCTTCAGGAAATGCGCCAAGATCGTCGGCGAGGTGATGGGTAACTACCATCCACACGGCGACCAGTCGATCTACGATGCGCTTGCCCGTCTCGCCCAGGACTTCTCGCAGCGCTACACACTGGTCAACGGCCAGGGCAATTTCGGCAATATCGACGGCGATAGCCCCGCCGCCATGCGTTACACCGAATCGAAGATGACGGCGGTCTCCGAACTACTGCTCGAAGGCATCGACCAGGATGCCGTCGATTTCCGCGACACTTACGACGAATCGAATTCCGAGCCGGTCGTCCTTCCCGGCGCCTTCCCGAACCTGCTCGCCAACGGTTCCTCCGGCATCGCCGTCGGCATGGCGACCTCGATCCCGTCGCACAATGCGCACGAGCTTTGCGATGCCGCCCTGCATCTGATCAAGCATCCAGATGCGACCGTCGAAAAGCTCGTCGAATTCATTCCCGGCCCGGATTTCCCCACCGGCGGCATCATCATCGACAACCGCGAAAGCATCATCGAGAGCTACCGCACCGGCCGCGGCGGTTTCCGCGTGCGGGCGAAATGGCAGACGGAAGATCTCGGCCGCGGCGGTTACCAGATCGTCATCACCGAAATTCCCTTCCAGGTGCAGAAATCGCGGCTGATCGAGAAGATCGCTGAGCTGCTGATCGCCCGTAAGCTGCCGCTGCTGGAAGATATTCGCGACGAATCGGCCGAGGACATTCGTGTCGTGCTGGTGCCGAAGACCCGCAGCGTCGATCCGACGATCCTGATGGAATCGATGTTCAAGCTGACGGAGCTCGAAAGCCGCTTCCCACTCAACATGAACGTGCTCTCCATGGGGCGCATCCCGCGGGTCATGGCGCTAAACGAGGTGTTGAAGGAGTGGCTGGACCACCGCCGGGAAGTTCTGCAACGCCGCTCGCGCTTCCGTCTCGCCGCGATCGATAGACGCCTTGAAATCCTCAGCGGCCTGCTGGTTGCCTACCTCAACATCGATGAGGTCATCCGCATCATCCGCGAGGAGGACGAGCCGAAGCCGGTGATGATGGCGCGCTGGGATCTCACTGACAATCAGGTCGAGGCGATCCTCAATATGCGGTTGCGCGCCCTGCGCAAGCTGGAAGAGTTCGAGATCCGTAAGGAATTCGCTGAACTCACCAAGGAAAAGGGCGAGATCGAGGCGTTACTTTCCTCCGACGACAAGCAGTGGCAGACGGTCGCCTGGGAAATCGGCGAAGTGAAGAAGAAATTCGCCAAGGCGACCGAGGTCGGCCGCCGCCGGACCCAGTTTGCCGAGGCGCCCGAGACCGACGAGGAAGCAATCCAGCAGGCGATGATCGAGAAGGAACCGATCACCGTCGTCATTTCCGAAAAAGGCTGGATCCGCGCATTGAAGGGCCATATCGCCGACACGGCGACGCTGACCTTCAAGGAAGGCGACGGCTTGAAGATCGCCTTCCCGGCGCAGACGACGGACAAGATCCTGATTGTCACCACAGGCGGCAAGGCCTTCACGCTCGGCGGCGATAAGTTGCCGGGCGGTCGCGGTCACGGCGAGCCGCTGCGCATCATCGTCGATATGGATAACGATCAGGCGGTGCTGACCGCTTTCGTCCATGATCCCTCGCGCAAGCAGCTGATCGTCTCGACCGCCGGCAACGGCTTCGTCGTTCCGGAGGCCGAGCTGGTTGCCAATACCCGCAAGGGCAAGCAGATCATGAATGTCGGGCTGCCTGAGGAAACGCAGCTGCTCGTGCCCGTCAGCGGCGACCATGTCGCCGTCGTCGGTGAAAACCGCAAGTTGCTGGTCTTCCCGCTGGCGCAGGTGCCGGAAATGTCGCGCGGCAAGGGCGTACGCTTGCAGCGTTACAAGGATGGCGGCATTTCCGACGTCCGCTGCTTTGCGATATCAGACGGCCTCGTCTGGGAAGATAGCGCCGGCCGCACGTTCACGAAGAACAAGGACGAGCTCGCCGAATGGCTGGCCGATCGCGCCACCGCCGGCCGCACCGTGCCGAAGGGCTTCCCGCGCAGCGGCAAATTCGCCGGCTGA
- a CDS encoding SRPBCC family protein, which produces MPASTIKLHVSHTYKVSPAVVYDAWLNPEIARRFLFATDDGHVIRADIDPRVGGRFFVVDRRPTGDAFHQGVFLELKRPQRMVFSFSVEEHDHNCDRVEINIEPLGGGSRLTLTHEMCAEWAEHEEKTRQGWAHVVEGLGRELEQEQFKATG; this is translated from the coding sequence ATGCCCGCCAGCACCATCAAATTGCATGTCAGCCACACCTACAAAGTGTCGCCCGCTGTCGTTTACGACGCCTGGCTCAACCCCGAAATCGCCCGCCGCTTCCTGTTTGCGACCGATGACGGTCATGTCATCCGTGCCGATATCGATCCGCGTGTCGGCGGCCGTTTCTTCGTCGTCGACCGCCGCCCGACCGGCGACGCCTTCCACCAGGGCGTCTTCCTGGAACTGAAGCGCCCGCAGCGCATGGTCTTCAGTTTCTCCGTCGAGGAACACGACCACAATTGCGACCGCGTCGAGATCAACATCGAGCCTCTTGGCGGCGGCAGCCGTTTGACGCTGACCCATGAAATGTGCGCCGAATGGGCCGAACACGAGGAAAAGACCCGGCAAGGCTGGGCGCATGTGGTCGAAGGGCTTGGCAGGGAACTGGAGCAGGAGCAGTTCAAGGCTACGGGTTGA
- a CDS encoding type II toxin-antitoxin system death-on-curing family toxin: MAFKFLTRSLVESLQKMQIERFGGLTGLRDEGALESALGRPMHKANYGCDDVIELAAAYLFGLARNHAFVDGNKRIAIVTAGVFLLENGYEIETTDANLYAFVLAVTAGEIDEEGATRFLRDFSIPLNP; encoded by the coding sequence ATGGCCTTCAAATTCCTGACGAGATCATTGGTGGAGAGCCTGCAGAAAATGCAGATCGAGCGCTTCGGCGGTCTCACAGGACTGCGTGACGAAGGTGCGCTGGAATCTGCTCTCGGCCGGCCGATGCACAAGGCAAATTACGGCTGCGACGACGTCATCGAACTCGCCGCCGCATATCTTTTCGGTCTTGCCCGCAACCACGCATTCGTCGACGGCAACAAGCGGATCGCGATCGTAACCGCCGGTGTGTTCCTTCTCGAAAATGGCTACGAGATCGAAACGACCGATGCCAATCTCTACGCTTTCGTTCTTGCCGTAACCGCTGGCGAGATCGACGAAGAAGGTGCGACCCGCTTCCTTCGAGATTTCAGCATACCGCTCAACCCGTAG
- a CDS encoding AbrB/MazE/SpoVT family DNA-binding domain-containing protein translates to MNVTIRKIGNSEGIIIPKETLDRLGLKTGDSLELQLENGGIILKPADEDLSRQLEAARYFMDKYKVALKKLAE, encoded by the coding sequence ATGAACGTCACGATCCGCAAGATCGGCAATTCCGAGGGTATTATCATCCCTAAGGAAACCCTCGACCGTCTTGGATTGAAGACCGGCGATTCACTGGAATTGCAGTTGGAAAACGGCGGTATCATTTTGAAGCCGGCCGATGAGGATTTGTCTCGTCAGCTCGAGGCGGCGCGATATTTCATGGACAAGTATAAGGTCGCCTTGAAAAAGCTGGCCGAATAA
- a CDS encoding DMT family transporter: MFPTALSDHRKGLLLTAIGGLALSVDIPLMRLADGELWSILAARSIATLGVTLLVATVLRIANGRWPVLVPGWPGLVTGLLYGLTTVVFLLAVFNTSTANVVFIVAFNPMFAALLSWIFLKERPALPTLIAMAAMIFGVGLIVRDGLSGGHLFGDIMALLTAFIIAAAITVSRASRREMGFVSLLSTVLPAVVGLILIMPAGGFSIEHPAWILLNGAVMMPLALWCLATGPRYLSAPEVGMFYLLETVLAPIWVWLIFAETPTKMTLVGGGILVAAIAAHSAWMVRRKSIRQMAG; this comes from the coding sequence ATGTTCCCCACCGCTCTTTCCGACCATCGGAAGGGCCTGCTGCTGACGGCGATCGGCGGGCTGGCGCTTTCCGTGGATATCCCGCTCATGCGGCTCGCCGACGGCGAGCTGTGGTCGATCCTTGCCGCGAGAAGCATCGCGACCCTTGGCGTGACGCTTCTGGTCGCCACAGTGCTCAGGATCGCCAACGGGCGATGGCCAGTGCTCGTGCCGGGCTGGCCGGGCCTCGTCACCGGCCTGCTCTACGGGTTGACGACGGTGGTCTTCCTTCTTGCCGTTTTCAACACGTCGACGGCCAATGTCGTATTCATCGTCGCATTCAATCCGATGTTCGCCGCCCTTCTTTCGTGGATTTTCCTCAAGGAGCGGCCGGCGCTACCAACGCTGATCGCCATGGCGGCGATGATCTTCGGTGTCGGTCTGATCGTGCGGGATGGGCTTTCGGGCGGCCATCTCTTCGGCGATATCATGGCACTGCTGACCGCCTTCATCATTGCCGCCGCCATCACCGTCAGCCGCGCCTCGCGCCGGGAGATGGGCTTCGTCTCGCTTCTTTCGACGGTGCTGCCGGCGGTGGTCGGCCTGATCTTAATCATGCCGGCAGGCGGTTTTTCGATCGAGCATCCCGCCTGGATCCTCCTTAATGGCGCGGTCATGATGCCGCTTGCCCTCTGGTGCCTGGCGACCGGGCCGCGTTACCTCTCGGCGCCTGAAGTCGGCATGTTCTACCTGCTCGAAACCGTGCTCGCACCGATCTGGGTCTGGCTGATCTTTGCCGAAACGCCGACGAAGATGACACTGGTCGGCGGCGGCATCCTGGTGGCGGCAATCGCGGCGCATTCCGCCTGGATGGTGCGGAGGAAAAGCATCAGGCAAATGGCAGGCTAG
- a CDS encoding arginyltransferase: protein MNTQTTPSPQFYLTAPAACPYLPHEMERKVFTHLVGPRAAEMNDILTQGGFRRSQNIAYRPACESCRACVSVRILAQEFEPTKSMKRVLAANSDVIATEFAAQPSSEQYSLFRRYLDFRHQQGGMSDMTVLDYAIMVEDTHVNTRIIEYRLREEGSGLEQRPKGELLGAALTDTMSDGLSMVYSYFNPALERRSLGTFMILDHVRRTKALGLPHVYLGYWVQGSRKMDYKTRFQPQEHLTPRGWERFDPSSMPESTHD from the coding sequence ATGAATACGCAGACGACGCCATCCCCGCAGTTTTATCTGACGGCTCCGGCTGCGTGTCCGTACCTGCCGCATGAGATGGAGCGCAAGGTATTCACCCATCTGGTCGGCCCGCGTGCCGCCGAGATGAACGACATCCTGACGCAGGGCGGTTTCCGCCGCTCGCAGAACATCGCTTATCGCCCGGCCTGCGAATCCTGTCGCGCCTGCGTTTCCGTGCGAATTCTCGCCCAGGAATTCGAGCCGACCAAATCGATGAAGCGGGTGCTTGCCGCAAATTCCGACGTCATCGCTACCGAATTCGCGGCCCAGCCCTCCAGCGAGCAATATTCACTCTTTCGACGCTATCTCGATTTTCGCCACCAGCAGGGCGGCATGTCCGACATGACCGTGCTCGACTATGCCATCATGGTGGAAGACACGCATGTGAATACGAGGATCATCGAATATCGCCTGCGTGAGGAAGGCTCAGGACTGGAGCAGCGCCCGAAAGGCGAACTGCTTGGCGCTGCGCTGACCGACACGATGAGCGACGGTTTGTCGATGGTCTATTCCTATTTCAATCCCGCCCTCGAACGGCGTTCGCTCGGCACCTTCATGATTCTCGATCATGTCCGGCGCACGAAAGCGCTGGGATTGCCGCATGTCTACCTCGGCTACTGGGTTCAAGGGTCGCGGAAAATGGACTACAAGACGCGCTTCCAGCCGCAGGAGCATCTGACCCCGCGCGGCTGGGAACGCTTCGATCCCTCGTCCATGCCCGAGAGCACCCACGACTGA
- a CDS encoding RDD family protein, translated as MSYNPNPLYAAPEDWRAYSGVLSRRVFAFILDYVIVALLCIPAAIVLFFLSIVTLGLGFFLYPALFVIVAGIYFGLTVGGPSQASLGMRAMGIAIVRVDGRPMDFMTAIVHLALFWILNSVLTPLILLAGLFIERSRLVHDLLVGTATVRTA; from the coding sequence ATGAGCTACAACCCCAATCCGCTTTATGCCGCACCGGAGGACTGGCGCGCCTATAGCGGCGTGTTGAGCCGCCGGGTCTTCGCTTTCATTCTCGACTATGTCATCGTGGCGCTGCTGTGCATTCCCGCAGCGATCGTGCTGTTCTTCCTGTCGATCGTCACGCTGGGGCTCGGCTTCTTTCTCTACCCTGCCCTCTTCGTTATCGTCGCCGGCATTTACTTCGGCCTGACAGTGGGCGGGCCGAGCCAGGCCTCGCTCGGCATGCGCGCCATGGGGATCGCAATCGTGCGCGTCGACGGACGGCCGATGGATTTCATGACGGCGATCGTGCATCTGGCACTGTTCTGGATCCTCAACTCGGTGCTGACGCCGCTCATCCTGCTTGCCGGCCTGTTCATCGAACGCAGCCGTCTTGTTCACGACCTACTTGTGGGCACGGCGACGGTGCGCACGGCCTGA